Below is a genomic region from Burkholderia pyrrocinia.
GCGGTCGGCTGGCCCGCGACGGTGCCCGATCACATTTCGCTGTGGGGCTCGCTGCTGAAATTCCGCCGCGAGTTCGACCAGTACATCAACCTGCGGCCCGCGCGCCTGTTCGACGGCGTGCCGTCGCCGCTCGCCGGCCGCCGCCCGGGCGACATCGATTTCATGATCGTGCGCGAGAATACCGAGGGCGAATATTCGTCGGTCGGCGGCACGATGTTCGAAGGCACCGATCGCGAAGTCGTGATGCAGCAGTCGATCTTCACGCGTCACGGCACCGAGCGCGTGCTGAAATTCGCGTTCGAGCTCGCGCAGCGGCGCGCGAAGCGTCTCACCGTCGCGACGAAGAGCAACGGCATCGCGATCAGCATGCCGTGGTGGGACGCGCGCGCGGCCGAGATGGCCGAACGCTATCCCGAGATCGCCGTCGACAAGCAGCACATCGACATCCTGTGCGCGCGCTTCGTGCTGCAGCCGGACCGCTTCGACGTCGTCGTCGCATCGAACCTGTTCGGCGACATCCTGTCGGATCTCGGGCCGGCCTGTACGGGCACGATCGGCATCGCGCCGTCGGCGAACCTGAACCCCGACCGCACGTTTCCGTCGCTGTTCGAACCCGTGCACGGCTCCGCACCCGACATCGCGGGGCAGTACATCGCGAATCCGGTCGCGATGATCTGGTCGGCGGCAATGATGCTCGACTTCCTCGGCAACGGCGCGGGCCGCGAACGCGAAGCGCACGATGCGATCGTCGCCGCGATCGAGGACGTGCTGCGCGCCGGGCCGCATACGCGCGATCTCGGCGGCAACGCACGGACGCAGGAAGTGGGCGAGGCGATCGCCGCACGGATTGCAGGCTGACGATCAGGCCCGGCGCGAGCGATCGCGCCGGGAAACCACTTCACGAATCAGGCGGCGGTGAGCAACACGCGATGCGGTTGCACACCCGCGCAGGTTCCGATGCGTGCGTGGTGAGGTCGAGCGGTGAGCAACGACACACCACCACGCGCACTGCTTGCGCTGACTCAGGTTGAAATCGATCCGATCGGTGAGTTGCACGTCACGTTCACGCACACCGGTCAGCAACAGATTGTCGAACCGGTTCGATCGGTGAGATGCATCGCGTGGTGAAGCACACCGCTGCGCGCCGATACTTGCATCAAGCGATATCGGCGTGAGCGACGTGTCCGATATGCCCGGTGCGATACCGCATCGATCTGCGCGAAGCGCACAGTCCGACGCGACATTTCACCTGGTCCCGAAAAACCTCACCTTCAGCGCATCGCCTCCCGAATTTCCTCACCTTCGGACTCAGGTGATGCGTTCGCCGATCCGCTGAACAGGCGCGGCGACAACGTCACAGTCCGAGATCGGACAGCCCCGGATGATCGTCGGGACGGCGGCCGAGCGGCCAGTGATAAAGACGATCTTCCTCGCGAATCGGCAGGTCGTTGATGCACGCGTAACGATGCGCCATCAGGCCGTTTTCATCGAACTCCCAGTTTTCGTTGCCATACGAACGGAACCAGTTGCCTGCATCGTCATGCCATTCGTACGCGAAGCGCACCGCGATGCGATTGCCGCCGAACGCCCACAGCTCCTTGATCAGCCGGTAGTCGAGTTCGCGCGTCCATTTCCGCTGCAGCAGCCCGACGATCTCGTCGCGGCCGGTCACGAATTCCGCGCGATTGCGCCATTGGCTTTGCGGCGTATAGGCGAGCGACACGCGCTGCGGGTCGCGCGTATTCCAGCCATCCTCGGCGGCGCGCACCTTCTGGCGCGCCGATTCGAGCGTAAAAGGCGGAACGGGCGGACGGACTTCGGGGGAAGCTGACATGAGTTGCTCCTGTTCAGGGTTCTGGCCGCGGACGCCCGCGGCCGGTTCGGATTCGCTGCACCGACTACCGCGAAACGGTGTCGAGCAGCAGTTCGGCCGTCGCGCGCGCATCGCGCGCGGCGTTTGCATCGCCGCTGACGAGCGCCACGCCGATCGCGCCGTCGATCAGCACGAGCCACTGACGCGCTATGCGCGCGAGCCCGCGGCGCTCGATTCCCGTTTCGTCGGCATACGCATCGAACCGCTCGCGCACGAATGCCAGCAGACGCGCCTTGTGCATACGCGCGACGACACGCACGGGATCGTCGGCGTCGGGAATCTCGCCCGACGCGTTCAGGAAAGCGCAACCATGAAAGTCGGGCTGCCCGAACCAGTCGCGCAGCACGTCGAACATGCCGAGCAACTGCGCGCGCGGCGCCTTGCCGCGCGCATGGGTGGCGTCGACGAACCAGCGCATCCAGCGCTCGTCGCGGCGTTCGAGCGCGGCGACTACCAGTGCCTCTTTCGATTCGAACTGCGAATAAAAGCTCTTTCGTGCCGCGCCGGACCGCTTCACGATCGCGTCGACACCCGTTGCGTGGATGCCGCCCGAATAAATCAGCGCTTCGGCCGCGTCGAGCAGCCGGTCGCGAACGCCCGGTTCGCCGGAAGTGTCGTGTGGTGTGTTCATGCGTTTACGGTAGAACGATCGTTCTCCCTCGTCAACTCCTGTGTGAAAAAGCCATGTCGGCGGGAGGGCTGATTCGCGGCCTGACTGCGCGGCCGCCGTGCGATGCAGCCCACCGCGTTTACGACATTTTTTCTTGAAGCGGATACGCGACGCTCACTACACTTCCGTCACCCTGTCTGGGCGAAAGGACATCATGCAGCGACCGGAATCCGCGCGCCCCGCGCGCGCCTATGCGGCTTATGCCAAGCGGCTCGACGGCCGCATCGTCGTGCGGCGCTTCGATCCGCGCAGCGATTCGTACGACACGCTGACCGCGCTGCTGCATCGTGCGTTCGCGCCGCTCAGCGCGCTGGGCTTCAACTGCCCGTGCGTCGACCAGCCGGCATCGGCGACGCGCGAACGCGTGCTCACCGGCGAGTGCTTCGTCGCGCTCGGCAACGCGCATCTGGTCGCGACGATGACGATGCATTCGCACGATCCCGATTCGCGCTGCGATCCGTATCGCAGCCGGCGCGTCGCGACACTCGGCCAACTGGCCGTCGATCCCGTCTGGCAGGAACGCGGCATCGGCCGCTCGCTGCTCGCGTTCGCGCAACGGCGGGCTGCCGCGCGCGGCGCGACGCACCTCGCGCTCGACGCGCCGTACGCGGCGGTCCGGCTCATCGTTTTTTATCGTCGCGAAGGATTTCAACCGGTCGACGTGATGCGCTTCCCGGGACACAACTACGACAGCGCGATCCTGTGCAAATCGGTCGGCGTCGCGGACGACCGCATGCGTGCCTGCGACACGGCGCAGATCGACGTTGCGCGGCAAGCCGGTGCGGCGTCATGAAACACGACGTGCCGAAGCACGATGGCGACGACGATCGCGCGCAGCTCGCCGTGAGGCAGGCACGCGTGCGTGCGGCGCTGCGGCTGCGCGGCGTGATGAAGCTGACGATCGTCACGATCGCGGTCGCGCATGCGCTGACGTTCGCGTTCGAAGGTGTGCTGGTGGCAGCCGGTTTCGCGCCCGAAGCCGCGACGTTGCTGCTGTTCCGCTTCGTGACCTGCGCGCTCGTCAGTTTCTGGCTGCAAGCCGATGCGTTGCGCGCCTATCGGTACGCGGCGCAGCACGGATTCGTTACGGTTTCCGGCATGGACGGCGATCTGATCGACGTTGCCCCGCAGTGCCCGAAGCGCTGGCTCGTCGTGTTGAATCTCCAGCTCGAACCGCGATGGTTGAAGGGTGAACAGAACAAGTAGCGGTCTGCGCACCGCTCGATGCAGATTGCCTGGCGTATGAGTGAGTCGTGACGAGGTTCACCGACTCACGGTTGACGTCCCGGTTCGGCACGGCATCGCACGCGATGTGTAGCGAGCGATTGCTCGACAAGCGAAGCAGGGAAGCGTGCGGAAGAGGCAGAACAGGCGCCGAATGGCGTGATGGGGGGAGCGTGACGAGGGCTGACAGGTGAATCGAACGTGCGATTGCAAGTCACCGATGTGCGATCGCATCGCGATTCGGCGCGCAAACACAGCTCCCGAATAATCTCACCTCAAGCCCGGATTCGCGCGTTCCGATCTCGACGACGCACCCGCAAACGAAAGCGGGGCAGGCGACCAACAAGCCGCGCTGCCCCTTCGGCACTCAGGCCGTCCAGTCGAGAATTACCTTGCCGCTTTCGCCGGACAGCATCGCGGCGAAGCCTTTCTCGTAATCGTCGGCCGCAAAGCGATGCGTGATGATCGGCGACAGGTCGAGGCCGCTCTGCAGCATCGCGACCATCTTGTACCAGGTCTCGAACATCTCGCGGCCGTAGATGCCCTTGATCTCGAGCCCCTTGAAGATCACCTGGTTCCAGTCGATCGCCGTCTGCGCGGGCGGGATGCCGAGCAGCGCGACCTTGCCGCCGTGGTTCATCGCCTCGAGCATGCTCGTGAACGCGCTCGGCACGCCGGACATCTCGAGACCGACGTCGAAGCCTTCGGTCATGTGCAGGTCGGCCATCACGTCGCGCAGCGACTCGCGTGCGACGTTGACCGCGCGCGTCGCGCCCATCTTGCGCGCGAGTTCCAGCCGGTAGTCGTTGATGTCGGTGATGACGACGTTGCGCGCGCCGACGTGCTTCGCGATCGCGACGGCCATGATGCCGATCGGGCCCGCGCCGGTGATCAGCACGTCTTCGCCGACGAGGTTGAACGACAGCGCCGTATGCGTCGCGTTGCCGAACGGATCGAAGATCGA
It encodes:
- a CDS encoding tartrate dehydrogenase; the encoded protein is MTDRTYRIAVIPGDGIGREVMPEGLRALDAVTARFGIRFDFVQIDWASCDYYAQHGTMMPDDWKAQLSGMDAILFGAVGWPATVPDHISLWGSLLKFRREFDQYINLRPARLFDGVPSPLAGRRPGDIDFMIVRENTEGEYSSVGGTMFEGTDREVVMQQSIFTRHGTERVLKFAFELAQRRAKRLTVATKSNGIAISMPWWDARAAEMAERYPEIAVDKQHIDILCARFVLQPDRFDVVVASNLFGDILSDLGPACTGTIGIAPSANLNPDRTFPSLFEPVHGSAPDIAGQYIANPVAMIWSAAMMLDFLGNGAGREREAHDAIVAAIEDVLRAGPHTRDLGGNARTQEVGEAIAARIAG
- a CDS encoding GNAT family N-acetyltransferase, whose translation is MQRPESARPARAYAAYAKRLDGRIVVRRFDPRSDSYDTLTALLHRAFAPLSALGFNCPCVDQPASATRERVLTGECFVALGNAHLVATMTMHSHDPDSRCDPYRSRRVATLGQLAVDPVWQERGIGRSLLAFAQRRAAARGATHLALDAPYAAVRLIVFYRREGFQPVDVMRFPGHNYDSAILCKSVGVADDRMRACDTAQIDVARQAGAAS
- a CDS encoding TetR/AcrR family transcriptional regulator gives rise to the protein MNTPHDTSGEPGVRDRLLDAAEALIYSGGIHATGVDAIVKRSGAARKSFYSQFESKEALVVAALERRDERWMRWFVDATHARGKAPRAQLLGMFDVLRDWFGQPDFHGCAFLNASGEIPDADDPVRVVARMHKARLLAFVRERFDAYADETGIERRGLARIARQWLVLIDGAIGVALVSGDANAARDARATAELLLDTVSR
- a CDS encoding DUF1348 family protein, encoding MSASPEVRPPVPPFTLESARQKVRAAEDGWNTRDPQRVSLAYTPQSQWRNRAEFVTGRDEIVGLLQRKWTRELDYRLIKELWAFGGNRIAVRFAYEWHDDAGNWFRSYGNENWEFDENGLMAHRYACINDLPIREEDRLYHWPLGRRPDDHPGLSDLGL
- the tdh gene encoding L-threonine 3-dehydrogenase, whose product is MKALAKLERGPGLTLTRVKRPEVGHNDVLIKIRRTAICGTDIHIWKWDDWAQKTIPVPMHVGHEYVGEIVEMGQEVRGFAIGDRVSGEGHITCGFCRNCRAGRRHLCRNTVGVGVNREGAFAEYLAIPAFNAFKIPPEISDDLASIFDPFGNATHTALSFNLVGEDVLITGAGPIGIMAVAIAKHVGARNVVITDINDYRLELARKMGATRAVNVARESLRDVMADLHMTEGFDVGLEMSGVPSAFTSMLEAMNHGGKVALLGIPPAQTAIDWNQVIFKGLEIKGIYGREMFETWYKMVAMLQSGLDLSPIITHRFAADDYEKGFAAMLSGESGKVILDWTA